The nucleotide sequence CCTCTACGCCGCGATCGTCGGTGCGGTGTGGACGCGCGGTCAGTTCGCGCCACGAAGACCCGCGGTCGCACCAGCCGTGCAGGAAGCGGCATCCGTCCGCTCCTCATCGACGGTCCAGCCCGCTTCCGTCCGGGCCGCGGGCGCATCTGTTCTTCCCGAATCCTCTCCCGTCCCGTCCCCGCAAGGAGAAGCATGACCTCCCGTCGTCTCATCTCGGCCCTCGCCGTCGCCGGCGTCGGCGGACTCGTCCTGTCCGGCTGCGTCGCCAAGAGCGACGTCGCGGCCTCGGACGCCCTGACCGTGTCGTCGACGGCCGCCGGCTGCGACGTCTCGGGCGCCTCAGCGACCAGCGGCACGCTGACGTTCGACGTCAGCAACGACGGTGAGGACGTCACCGAGTTCTACCTGCTCGCTGACGACGGCCTGCGGATCGTCGGCGAGGTCGAGAACATCGCGCCCGGAGCGTCGCGCACCCTCACGGTGGTTGCGCAGCCGGGCGACTACTACACCCTGTGCAAGCCGGGCATGATCGGTGACGGAGTCGGCCGCGCCGCCTTCACCGTGTCGGGCGAGGCCGTCGAACTCTCCGGCGAGGACGCCGAGCAGAAGCAGCATGCCGTGGACCTCTACGCCGCGTTCGTCAAGGACCAGGTCGGACAGCTCGCGCCCGCCGTGTCGGAGTTCGTCGGCTCGTACGAGTCGGGCGACGACGAGGCCGCGCGCATGCAGTTCCCCGCGGTGCGCGCCTACTACGAGCGCATCGAGCCGGTCGCCGAGGCGCTGGGCGACCTCGATCCGCGCATCGACTACCGCGAGGTGGACGCCGTCGCCGAGGAGCTGGACTGGACCGGCTTCCACCGCATCGAGAAGGACCTCTGGGTGCCGGCGGCCGACGCGCTCAACGCCGACGGTGAGACGCCCGCGTGGCAGGACTGGGCTCCTTCGACGACCGAGGAGCGCGCAGCGTTCGGCGATCAGCTCATCGCCGACGTCCAGGAGCTGTACGACTACGTGCACTCGGACGACTTCCAGGCATCGCTGGACGCGCAGGGCATCGCCGGCATCTCCAACGGCGCGATCGCGCTCCTCGACGAGGTCGCCACCGGCAAGATCCAGGGCGAGGAGGACTGGTGGTCGGGCACCGACCTTTCGGACTTCGCCGCCAACGTCGAGGGCTCGAAGATGGCATTCTCGCTGGTGCGCGACTTCGCCGTGTCGCAGGGTGCCGACGGCGAGGCCCTCGCGGCCGAGATCGACGGCGGATATGCCGACCTCGAGGGCG is from Microbacterium sp. LWH3-1.2 and encodes:
- the efeO gene encoding iron uptake system protein EfeO, which gives rise to MTSRRLISALAVAGVGGLVLSGCVAKSDVAASDALTVSSTAAGCDVSGASATSGTLTFDVSNDGEDVTEFYLLADDGLRIVGEVENIAPGASRTLTVVAQPGDYYTLCKPGMIGDGVGRAAFTVSGEAVELSGEDAEQKQHAVDLYAAFVKDQVGQLAPAVSEFVGSYESGDDEAARMQFPAVRAYYERIEPVAEALGDLDPRIDYREVDAVAEELDWTGFHRIEKDLWVPAADALNADGETPAWQDWAPSTTEERAAFGDQLIADVQELYDYVHSDDFQASLDAQGIAGISNGAIALLDEVATGKIQGEEDWWSGTDLSDFAANVEGSKMAFSLVRDFAVSQGADGEALAAEIDGGYADLEGALAQYGSLSAGFVAYSQLSDDDKRELTDLINALAEPLAQLTNTVLA